In a single window of the Subtercola sp. PAMC28395 genome:
- a CDS encoding AMP-binding protein, producing MSQRVAEHKVLGAYESVVARSTDDPEGFWLDAAQAIDWDVYPTSALDASEAPLYHWFPDARLNTSYNALDRHVLAGRGDATALIYDSPVVNKSKSYSYSQLLDKVARCAGMLADLGVVKGDRVVIYLPMIPQAIVAMLACARLGAVHSVVFGGFAAKELAARLDDAGAKVIITASGGIEPSRVVEYLPTIVEALALSAHTVETVIVKDRPEVPGAAADYHGDDDTRWIDWHSTMVDAAPHAPVSVAATDPLYILYTSGTTGSPKGVVRDNGGHAVAMAWSMTNIYDVHPGDVMWTASDVGWVVGHSYIVYGPLLAGATTVLYEGKPVGTPDAGAFWRVVSDYKVKTLFTSPTALRSIRKADPHASLAKNYDLSCLDALFLAGERLDPDTWTWATALLEKPVIDHWWQTETGWAICASPHGIEHLPLRAGSPSFPSPGYNVEIVDDAGLKVGVLDEGHIVIKLPLPPGTLATLWKGDQRYIDGYLSAFPGYYLTGDSGYFDREGYLYVMGRTDDIINVAGHRLSTGSMEQVLSQHPFVAECAVIGLHDPIKGQKPAGYVVLKSGVTDADAEVLARELIAMVRGQIGAVAAFKDVTVVSALPKTRSGKILRKTMRQIINGEDYVVPPTIDNVEAISVIVATISTAD from the coding sequence GTGAGCCAGCGCGTAGCCGAACACAAGGTACTCGGCGCCTACGAGAGCGTCGTGGCGCGTTCCACCGACGACCCCGAAGGCTTTTGGCTCGACGCGGCGCAGGCGATCGACTGGGATGTCTACCCGACTTCGGCGCTCGACGCTTCAGAGGCTCCGCTCTACCACTGGTTTCCGGATGCCCGGCTCAACACCAGCTACAACGCCCTCGATCGCCACGTGCTCGCGGGCCGGGGTGACGCCACTGCGCTGATCTACGACTCCCCCGTGGTGAACAAGTCGAAGAGCTACAGCTACAGCCAGCTGCTCGACAAGGTCGCCAGGTGCGCCGGCATGCTCGCTGACCTCGGCGTGGTGAAGGGCGACCGGGTCGTGATCTACCTGCCGATGATTCCCCAGGCGATCGTGGCAATGCTTGCCTGCGCCCGGTTGGGCGCCGTGCACTCGGTCGTATTCGGTGGATTCGCCGCGAAGGAACTCGCCGCACGACTGGACGATGCCGGTGCGAAAGTGATCATCACAGCATCCGGTGGCATCGAACCGAGCCGGGTCGTCGAGTACCTGCCGACCATCGTCGAAGCCCTGGCGCTGAGTGCCCACACGGTGGAGACGGTGATCGTCAAAGACCGGCCGGAAGTGCCCGGCGCAGCCGCCGACTACCACGGCGACGACGACACCCGCTGGATCGACTGGCACAGCACGATGGTCGATGCCGCCCCCCATGCGCCCGTTTCAGTGGCCGCCACTGATCCGCTCTACATTCTCTACACCTCAGGCACCACGGGCTCGCCGAAGGGCGTCGTTCGTGACAACGGCGGCCATGCGGTCGCAATGGCCTGGTCGATGACGAACATCTACGACGTGCACCCGGGTGACGTCATGTGGACCGCGAGTGACGTCGGTTGGGTGGTCGGCCACTCCTACATCGTCTACGGCCCGCTGTTGGCGGGAGCGACGACCGTGCTCTACGAGGGAAAACCCGTCGGCACCCCCGACGCAGGGGCGTTCTGGCGCGTGGTGTCGGACTACAAGGTCAAGACGCTCTTCACCTCTCCCACAGCCCTCCGCTCGATACGCAAGGCCGACCCACACGCGAGCCTGGCAAAGAACTACGACCTGTCGTGCCTCGACGCCCTGTTTCTGGCTGGCGAGCGCCTTGACCCCGACACCTGGACCTGGGCGACAGCACTGCTCGAAAAACCCGTCATCGACCACTGGTGGCAGACCGAGACCGGCTGGGCCATCTGCGCGAGCCCGCACGGCATCGAACACCTGCCACTGCGCGCCGGTTCGCCGTCGTTCCCCTCGCCCGGCTACAACGTCGAGATCGTCGACGACGCAGGGCTCAAGGTCGGCGTGCTCGACGAGGGTCACATCGTGATCAAGCTCCCCCTGCCACCCGGCACCCTGGCCACCCTGTGGAAGGGCGACCAACGCTACATCGACGGCTACCTCAGTGCCTTCCCCGGCTACTACCTCACCGGCGACTCCGGCTACTTCGACCGCGAAGGCTACCTCTACGTCATGGGGCGCACCGACGACATCATCAACGTGGCCGGGCACCGCCTGTCGACGGGGTCGATGGAGCAGGTGCTGTCACAGCATCCATTCGTCGCCGAGTGCGCGGTGATCGGCCTGCACGACCCGATCAAGGGCCAGAAGCCTGCCGGTTACGTCGTACTGAAGAGCGGCGTGACGGATGCTGACGCCGAGGTGTTGGCAAGGGAGCTCATCGCCATGGTGCGCGGGCAGATCGGCGCCGTTGCGGCATTCAAGGACGTGACCGTGGTCTCGGCGCTGCCGAAGACCCGGTCGGGCAAGATTCTGCGCAAAACCATGCGGCAGATCATCAACGGCGAGGACTACGTGGTTCCGCCGACGATCGACAACGTCGAGGCGATCAGCGTGATCGTCGCGACGATCAGCACCGCCGATTGA
- a CDS encoding acetate uptake transporter — MSIATEKPPIARAGEAEAGMLPVLRPSAMGRPDIADPGALGLGAFALTTFMLSLANSGIIPTAGAAVLGIALFYGGIAQVAAGLWEFTKGNTFGATAFTSYGAFWLAFWWLDTNPEVAKTAGAAGVGAFLLAWTIFTVFMTVAAVKTSGLLLSVFVVLSLTFIALTIGKFTGLTGITQLGGWLGLLTAALAWYGAFAVVINSTWKRVVLPVWPSK; from the coding sequence ATGAGTATCGCAACAGAGAAACCCCCGATCGCCCGAGCAGGAGAAGCCGAAGCAGGCATGCTGCCTGTGCTCCGCCCCAGTGCGATGGGCCGGCCCGACATCGCCGACCCCGGCGCCCTCGGGCTCGGGGCCTTCGCGCTCACCACCTTCATGCTGAGTCTGGCGAACTCGGGAATCATCCCGACTGCAGGTGCAGCCGTTCTCGGCATCGCGCTCTTCTACGGCGGAATCGCCCAGGTTGCCGCCGGGCTCTGGGAATTCACGAAGGGCAACACCTTCGGTGCCACGGCGTTCACCTCGTACGGTGCATTCTGGCTGGCCTTCTGGTGGCTCGACACGAACCCTGAAGTGGCCAAAACGGCCGGCGCCGCGGGCGTCGGTGCCTTCCTCCTGGCCTGGACCATCTTCACCGTCTTCATGACCGTCGCGGCGGTCAAGACCAGCGGCCTGCTGCTATCGGTGTTCGTCGTTCTGAGCCTGACGTTCATCGCCCTCACCATCGGCAAGTTCACCGGCCTGACGGGTATCACCCAGCTCGGCGGCTGGCTGGGCCTGCTCACGGCGGCCCTGGCCTGGTACGGGGCGTTCGCTGTCGTCATCAACTCGACGTGGAAGCGCGTGGTGCTTCCCGTCTGGCCCAGCAAGTAG
- the acs gene encoding acetate--CoA ligase: MTISESTVHHPAAFENLAHENRRFAPSPEFAAAANVTEAIYAEASADTLEFWAKQAGRLTWAEPFTQTLDWSNAPFAKWFVGGTLNVAVNCLDRHVEAGLGDRVAYYFEGEPGDTRTITYAELTDSVCQAANVLTGLGVKAGDRVAIYMPMIPETVIAMLACARIGAPHTVVFGGFSADALKTRILDCDATVVITADGGYRKGTISPMKPTVDAALVDCPDVTAVLVVKRTGIDVGWNEGRDVWWHESVERASSVHDAQAFDSEHPLYVMYTSGTTGNPKGILHTSGGYLTGSSFTQWEVFDLKPETDVYWTAADIGWVTGHSYIVYGPLSNATTSVLYEGTPDSPHKGRWWEIIDKYKVTTLYCAPTAIRTFMKWGHEIVEQYSLESLRLIGSVGEPINPEAYIWYRENIGHNTAPVVDTWWQTETGSIMISPLPGVTHGKPGAAMKALPGIVADVVDDDGVSVPNGTGGYLVISEPWPSMLRTIWGDDQRYVDTYWSQFAGKYFAGDGAKRDDDGDIWLLGRVDDVMNVSGHRLSTTEIESALVSNPKVAEAAVVGASDPVTGQGIVAFVILRSEAGDGGPHVVHELRMHVAAQIGKIATPRQIMIVAELPKTRSGKIMRRLLRDVAENRPVGDVTTLADTSVMATISAGISTGMHDD; the protein is encoded by the coding sequence ATGACGATCAGTGAATCGACAGTGCATCATCCGGCAGCCTTCGAGAACCTCGCCCACGAGAACCGGCGGTTCGCGCCCTCGCCCGAGTTCGCTGCCGCCGCGAATGTCACCGAGGCGATCTACGCAGAAGCCTCTGCCGACACCCTGGAATTCTGGGCGAAGCAGGCAGGGCGGCTGACCTGGGCAGAACCGTTCACCCAGACGCTCGACTGGAGCAATGCGCCGTTCGCCAAGTGGTTTGTCGGCGGCACGCTGAACGTCGCCGTCAACTGCCTCGACCGGCACGTCGAAGCGGGCCTCGGCGACAGGGTTGCCTACTACTTCGAGGGCGAACCCGGTGATACCCGCACAATCACCTACGCCGAACTCACCGATTCGGTGTGCCAGGCGGCGAACGTGCTCACCGGGCTCGGGGTGAAGGCGGGCGATCGCGTGGCGATCTACATGCCGATGATCCCCGAGACCGTGATCGCGATGCTCGCCTGCGCCCGGATCGGGGCACCGCACACCGTGGTGTTCGGCGGCTTCAGCGCCGACGCGCTCAAGACCCGCATTCTCGACTGCGACGCGACCGTGGTCATCACGGCCGACGGCGGGTATCGCAAGGGCACCATCAGCCCCATGAAGCCGACTGTCGACGCGGCGCTGGTCGACTGCCCGGATGTGACGGCCGTGCTCGTAGTCAAGCGCACCGGCATCGACGTCGGGTGGAACGAGGGGCGCGACGTGTGGTGGCACGAGAGCGTGGAGCGGGCGAGCAGCGTGCACGATGCGCAGGCGTTCGACTCCGAGCATCCGCTCTATGTCATGTACACCTCGGGCACAACCGGCAACCCGAAGGGCATTCTGCACACCTCCGGCGGGTACCTGACCGGCAGTTCGTTCACCCAGTGGGAGGTCTTCGACCTCAAACCCGAGACTGATGTCTACTGGACGGCCGCTGACATCGGCTGGGTCACCGGGCACAGCTACATCGTCTACGGCCCGCTTTCGAACGCCACCACCTCGGTGCTGTACGAGGGCACGCCCGACTCGCCGCACAAGGGTCGCTGGTGGGAGATCATCGACAAGTACAAGGTGACGACGCTGTACTGCGCACCAACGGCGATCAGGACCTTCATGAAGTGGGGCCACGAGATCGTGGAGCAGTACTCGCTCGAGAGCCTGCGCCTCATCGGTTCGGTGGGCGAACCCATCAACCCCGAGGCGTACATCTGGTACCGCGAAAACATCGGGCACAACACGGCACCGGTCGTCGACACCTGGTGGCAGACCGAGACCGGGTCGATCATGATCAGCCCGCTACCGGGAGTAACCCACGGCAAACCGGGGGCGGCCATGAAGGCGCTGCCGGGCATCGTGGCCGACGTGGTCGACGACGACGGGGTCTCCGTGCCCAATGGCACAGGTGGCTACCTGGTGATCAGCGAGCCGTGGCCGTCGATGCTCCGCACGATCTGGGGCGACGACCAGCGGTACGTCGACACCTACTGGTCGCAGTTCGCGGGCAAGTACTTCGCCGGCGACGGAGCCAAACGTGACGACGACGGCGACATCTGGCTTCTCGGCCGCGTCGACGACGTGATGAACGTCTCTGGCCACCGCCTGTCGACGACCGAGATCGAGTCGGCACTGGTGTCGAACCCGAAGGTCGCCGAGGCTGCGGTTGTCGGCGCTTCAGACCCGGTGACCGGCCAGGGCATCGTGGCGTTCGTCATCCTGCGAAGCGAAGCAGGCGACGGCGGCCCGCACGTCGTCCACGAGCTCCGGATGCACGTGGCAGCCCAGATCGGCAAGATCGCGACCCCGCGGCAGATCATGATCGTGGCCGAACTGCCGAAGACGCGCTCGGGCAAGATCATGCGCCGACTGCTTCGCGATGTGGCGGAGAACCGGCCGGTCGGCGACGTCACCACGCTGGCCGACACCTCCGTGATGGCCACCATCTCGGCGGGTATCTCCACGGGAATGCACGACGACTGA
- a CDS encoding adenylate kinase has product MTDTNPDSMGSTGIRSSPARRILLMGPPGVGKGTQSKRLAESISVPAISTGDLFREQVALGTPLGMEVDALIHGGKYVPDEIVNAVVAERLARPDAAEGFILDGYPRTLEQVGQLENTLAQLGTVLDAALLLSVGEAQIRERLAERARVEGRLDDTPEVIRVRLNTYELQTAPLAKAFEERGILHRVFGEGTPDEVAGRISRSLGVTERASWRVA; this is encoded by the coding sequence ATGACCGACACAAATCCGGATTCGATGGGCTCAACCGGGATACGATCATCCCCCGCCCGACGCATTCTGCTGATGGGCCCGCCCGGCGTGGGCAAAGGCACCCAGTCGAAGCGTCTCGCCGAGAGCATCAGCGTGCCGGCCATTTCCACGGGCGACCTGTTTCGCGAACAGGTCGCCCTGGGCACCCCGCTCGGGATGGAGGTCGACGCCCTCATCCACGGAGGGAAGTACGTGCCCGACGAGATCGTGAACGCCGTCGTGGCCGAGCGCCTCGCTCGACCTGACGCCGCGGAAGGGTTCATACTCGACGGCTACCCCCGAACACTCGAACAAGTGGGCCAGCTCGAGAACACCCTCGCCCAGCTGGGTACGGTACTGGATGCCGCACTGCTGCTGAGCGTCGGCGAAGCACAGATCCGCGAGCGCCTGGCAGAGCGCGCGCGCGTCGAAGGCCGGCTCGATGACACTCCGGAGGTGATCCGGGTCAGGCTGAACACGTACGAGTTGCAGACGGCCCCGTTGGCGAAGGCCTTCGAAGAGCGCGGAATACTGCACAGGGTCTTCGGTGAGGGAACACCTGACGAGGTGGCGGGTCGCATCAGTCGGAGCCTGGGCGTGACAGAGCGTGCCTCGTGGCGGGTGGCCTAG
- a CDS encoding SDR family oxidoreductase, translated as MPRNELPVVVIGATGFVGGRVVAALRERRHLVRCLVRDADKGQTLAGDGVEVLHGDMLDFRAVEDALTGSSTVVVCVHTLSRQIAAQSDQGFMDIEAAGMSNVIAACRVTGVKRVVYVTSIGVAEHATSSWLRGRWQTEQALLSSGLDATIVRPGIIVGQGGDGFGIVTRAATKAYAIAVAGPRQKFRTVAVDDLANDIVDLIDLPQAFGSALDVGSDDVLTMREMATITADTLGRRRGMIVFIPGRVIRFLAPAIERIARVPAGAISGFVGEGARGDMVGDPTELREILGRSDRPFRDAIVGMEA; from the coding sequence ATGCCCAGGAACGAGCTGCCCGTTGTCGTCATCGGAGCCACAGGTTTCGTCGGTGGACGAGTCGTCGCGGCCCTGCGTGAAAGACGTCATCTCGTGCGATGCCTGGTGCGAGATGCCGACAAGGGCCAGACGCTCGCCGGGGACGGCGTCGAGGTTCTGCACGGCGACATGCTTGACTTTCGAGCAGTAGAAGACGCTCTCACGGGGTCAAGCACGGTGGTCGTCTGCGTGCACACTCTTTCGCGCCAGATCGCCGCGCAGAGCGATCAGGGCTTCATGGACATCGAAGCAGCAGGTATGTCGAATGTGATTGCCGCCTGCCGCGTCACCGGCGTGAAGCGCGTCGTCTACGTGACATCGATCGGGGTGGCCGAACACGCCACCAGCAGCTGGCTTCGAGGGAGGTGGCAGACTGAACAGGCGCTCCTCTCAAGCGGCCTCGACGCCACCATTGTGCGCCCCGGCATAATCGTGGGGCAGGGCGGTGACGGTTTCGGCATCGTGACGCGGGCAGCCACGAAGGCGTACGCCATCGCCGTTGCCGGCCCGAGACAGAAGTTCCGCACTGTTGCTGTCGACGACCTGGCCAACGACATCGTCGACCTCATCGATCTTCCCCAGGCTTTCGGCAGCGCGCTGGACGTCGGATCGGACGACGTGCTGACGATGAGAGAGATGGCGACGATCACCGCCGACACGCTGGGCCGAAGGCGAGGCATGATCGTCTTCATTCCTGGCCGTGTCATCCGGTTCCTCGCTCCGGCCATCGAGCGCATCGCACGGGTGCCAGCAGGGGCGATTTCGGGGTTTGTCGGCGAGGGCGCACGGGGAGACATGGTGGGTGACCCGACTGAGCTGAGGGAGATTCTCGGCCGATCGGACAGGCCGTTTCGCGACGCGATCGTCGGGATGGAAGCCTGA
- a CDS encoding zinc-binding alcohol dehydrogenase family protein — MTNSQNTEPTSASNASTNPGEAHQALWLSSAGASMQLKDAPIHTPRADEIVVRTRAIAVNPIDAMGGIARRVVLPWLTYPAVIGSDVAGEVVAVGSSVAGLSVGDRVVGYAVGIERSRNSAAEGAFQTHVVLLARLVSRLPETMSFADACVLPMGLTTAAAGLFEHDQLALELPAAGASPRNQTILVFGGATSVGMNAIQLARGAGYTVLATASRSNFELLEELGASKVVDYHDPDAVEQIIHHLSGRHLAGTLAVASGSLRQAIAVNAAPTVVGTRRVASAHPTPVTRIRAVLARRHKIQVTAIWGGNPKDTPVGPAVWNDFLPGALASGSYSAAPIAVVVGNGLEALPEALARLRQGARAQKFVVTL; from the coding sequence ATGACGAACTCGCAGAACACCGAGCCGACCTCCGCCTCGAATGCGTCAACGAACCCCGGCGAGGCACACCAGGCTCTCTGGCTCAGTTCAGCGGGAGCATCCATGCAGCTGAAGGATGCCCCCATCCACACGCCGCGCGCGGACGAGATTGTCGTGCGAACCAGGGCTATTGCCGTCAACCCGATCGACGCCATGGGCGGCATCGCCCGGCGCGTCGTGCTCCCCTGGCTGACGTACCCCGCCGTCATCGGTTCGGATGTCGCGGGCGAGGTCGTGGCCGTCGGCTCGTCTGTCGCCGGTCTGAGCGTCGGTGACCGCGTTGTCGGGTACGCGGTCGGAATCGAGCGCAGTCGGAACAGTGCTGCGGAGGGGGCCTTCCAGACCCACGTGGTTCTGCTCGCGAGGCTTGTCTCGCGCCTTCCGGAGACGATGTCATTCGCCGACGCCTGCGTGTTGCCGATGGGGCTCACGACCGCTGCCGCCGGCCTCTTCGAACACGACCAGCTCGCCCTCGAGCTGCCTGCCGCCGGCGCGAGCCCGCGCAACCAGACCATTCTCGTCTTCGGCGGGGCGACGAGCGTCGGCATGAACGCGATCCAGCTTGCGCGAGGCGCGGGGTACACCGTGCTGGCCACCGCCTCCCGGAGCAACTTCGAACTGCTCGAGGAACTCGGCGCCTCGAAGGTGGTGGACTACCATGACCCCGATGCCGTGGAGCAGATCATCCACCACCTCTCGGGGCGACACCTCGCGGGAACCCTGGCCGTGGCCAGCGGCTCCCTGCGCCAGGCGATCGCCGTGAACGCTGCACCGACGGTGGTCGGCACACGGCGTGTTGCTTCTGCGCACCCCACGCCGGTGACGCGGATACGGGCCGTTCTGGCACGGCGCCACAAGATCCAGGTCACCGCGATCTGGGGCGGCAACCCGAAAGACACGCCCGTCGGGCCTGCGGTGTGGAACGATTTTCTGCCCGGGGCGCTTGCGAGCGGGAGCTACTCGGCTGCTCCCATCGCAGTCGTCGTCGGTAACGGACTGGAAGCACTACCGGAGGCTCTGGCCCGACTTCGGCAGGGAGCGCGAGCCCAGAAGTTCGTCGTCACTCTGTAG
- a CDS encoding TetR family transcriptional regulator, whose protein sequence is MGRWMPEAGERLERAAFELFAENGFAETTVPQITARAGLTTRTFFRYFTDKREVLFSFDEQLPHIIAEVMAEAPPEMTPLAVIGHSLDVIATNQLAGQQHYLRAHRAIVESDDGLRERALRKQAIMIKAVETGFHDRGLDELTARLSAHLAVTVFSVAVERWLDLNDDLPLTEILHDTLGRLATLATEPTTVREVRFL, encoded by the coding sequence ATGGGACGATGGATGCCCGAAGCGGGCGAACGGCTGGAACGCGCGGCATTCGAACTCTTCGCTGAGAATGGATTCGCTGAGACGACGGTTCCTCAGATCACGGCGCGAGCGGGCCTCACCACCCGCACGTTCTTCCGGTATTTCACCGACAAGCGTGAAGTGCTCTTCAGTTTCGACGAGCAGCTGCCCCACATCATTGCGGAGGTCATGGCCGAAGCACCGCCGGAAATGACCCCACTCGCCGTGATCGGCCACAGTCTCGACGTCATCGCCACGAATCAACTCGCGGGCCAGCAGCACTACCTTCGGGCCCATCGAGCAATCGTGGAGTCGGACGACGGTCTTCGTGAGCGGGCGCTTCGCAAGCAGGCGATCATGATCAAGGCGGTCGAGACCGGTTTTCACGATCGGGGTCTCGATGAGCTCACGGCGCGGCTCAGCGCCCATCTCGCAGTGACGGTCTTCAGCGTCGCGGTCGAGCGCTGGCTAGATCTGAACGATGACCTGCCCTTGACTGAGATATTGCACGACACCCTTGGGAGGCTGGCCACTCTCGCCACCGAGCCGACCACAGTGCGGGAAGTCCGATTTCTGTAA
- a CDS encoding helix-turn-helix transcriptional regulator, giving the protein MNVFSSEDIGAYIAHLRIGEGLTQADFAERIGVSRPTISSLENGGAVSARLMVKAINSLGSRLVIVPKSAAVTVRELPHE; this is encoded by the coding sequence ATGAATGTCTTCTCGAGCGAAGACATCGGCGCGTACATCGCTCACCTGCGCATAGGTGAAGGTCTCACACAGGCAGACTTCGCAGAACGGATTGGTGTGTCGAGACCGACCATCTCCAGTCTTGAGAACGGTGGGGCCGTGTCGGCCCGGCTCATGGTGAAAGCGATCAATTCACTGGGATCGCGCCTGGTCATCGTCCCCAAGTCGGCGGCAGTCACCGTTCGCGAGCTCCCTCATGAGTGA
- a CDS encoding type II toxin-antitoxin system HipA family toxin translates to MSEALEVWLRDRRIGSLKPTRRGASFSFDEDIVTSSPGLPTLSTALPVRAPSADAELTRAWFTGLLPEGQQRVEVSRRFGLESGSYFDMLRETGWECAGAVVVVPPQGAPRSASLRALTASDITERLNALPGHPFDANDALRISLGGYQAKMLVTSSAEGWSLPLDGAISTHILKPQPARQWPGIIEGEAWTMTLAASTTPTAEVDLMRLDGAPLTLVVTRFDRIEVGGTLIRIHQEDAAQAMGIHPDRKYASRQASKSDPSLLKIAGLLERYSAAPRTDLHRLLQQVVVNVAVGNTDAHAKNYGIMHRTEVEISLSPMYDVVPAAVVNPATTEMGLRVGGTLLADRVTTTKIIDEARSWGMRENEARHEVEETLVALRAGTEYADERYPDTPPAISAWVSGRIGELLDQLAVGVSRHESV, encoded by the coding sequence ATGAGTGAGGCGCTGGAGGTCTGGCTGAGAGACCGGAGAATCGGCTCGCTCAAACCGACCAGGCGAGGCGCGAGCTTCAGCTTCGACGAAGACATTGTGACTTCGTCGCCGGGGTTGCCGACGCTCTCAACTGCCCTACCGGTGAGAGCGCCATCAGCAGATGCGGAACTCACACGAGCGTGGTTCACCGGGCTACTGCCCGAAGGCCAGCAACGCGTCGAAGTATCGCGTCGATTCGGGCTGGAATCCGGTAGCTATTTCGACATGCTCCGTGAAACCGGCTGGGAATGCGCGGGTGCCGTCGTCGTCGTTCCACCGCAGGGTGCTCCACGATCCGCTTCACTTCGGGCGTTGACGGCGAGCGACATCACAGAACGGCTGAACGCCTTGCCCGGGCATCCATTTGACGCAAATGACGCCCTGAGGATCTCACTGGGCGGGTACCAGGCCAAGATGCTCGTCACCAGCTCAGCCGAGGGATGGTCGCTCCCCCTCGACGGCGCGATTTCGACTCACATTCTGAAGCCGCAACCGGCACGGCAGTGGCCTGGCATCATCGAAGGCGAAGCGTGGACTATGACGCTTGCTGCCTCGACCACCCCCACTGCAGAGGTCGACCTGATGCGCCTGGACGGGGCACCTCTCACTCTCGTCGTCACGCGATTCGATCGGATCGAGGTCGGCGGGACGCTGATCCGTATTCATCAGGAAGACGCCGCGCAGGCAATGGGGATCCACCCCGACCGCAAATATGCCAGCCGACAGGCGTCGAAGTCTGACCCGTCGTTGCTGAAGATCGCCGGGCTTCTGGAACGATATTCCGCGGCACCACGAACAGACCTCCATCGCCTTCTGCAACAGGTGGTCGTGAACGTCGCCGTCGGAAATACGGACGCACACGCCAAGAACTACGGCATCATGCATCGCACCGAAGTCGAAATCAGCCTCAGCCCGATGTATGACGTCGTGCCGGCAGCCGTCGTCAACCCGGCCACAACGGAAATGGGTCTTCGAGTTGGCGGAACGCTCCTTGCAGACCGCGTCACCACGACGAAGATCATCGACGAAGCTCGATCGTGGGGCATGCGCGAGAACGAAGCGCGGCATGAAGTCGAAGAGACGCTGGTCGCACTCAGGGCGGGTACGGAGTACGCCGACGAGCGCTACCCAGACACACCGCCTGCGATCTCAGCGTGGGTGTCGGGACGAATCGGAGAGTTGCTCGACCAACTCGCTGTCGGGGTGAGCCGACACGAGTCGGTCTGA
- a CDS encoding zinc-dependent alcohol dehydrogenase family protein, whose translation MKALVYKGPGQKSWEEVPNPVLKAPTDVIVKMVATTICGTDLHILKGDVPEVSAGRILGHEGIGVITEIGEGVTQLAVGDKVILACVSSCGRCSNCRKGLYSHCEDPEGIAGIGWIFGYMIDGTQAEYVRVPFAENSVYKVPEGVTDAEGILLSDILPTGFEIGVQYGHVAPGDVVAVIGSGPVGLSAVMTARLYGPSKIIAIDLDDARLKRAADFGATNTVNSGDADWKEQVLALTDGQGVDVAIEAVGIPNTFTMCTQIVRPGGHVANVGVHGKSVDLALNELWIKNIDISTGLVNTNTLGMLLKLVAEHKLPAEKFVTHEFGFDQVLDAYEVFGNAAQHDALKVLIH comes from the coding sequence ATGAAGGCGCTCGTCTACAAAGGTCCAGGCCAGAAGAGCTGGGAAGAAGTGCCGAACCCGGTGCTGAAGGCACCGACCGATGTGATCGTGAAGATGGTCGCGACCACCATCTGCGGCACCGACCTCCACATTCTCAAAGGCGATGTGCCAGAAGTGAGTGCCGGGCGCATCCTCGGGCACGAAGGCATCGGTGTGATCACCGAGATCGGCGAGGGCGTCACCCAGCTGGCCGTCGGCGACAAGGTGATCCTGGCCTGCGTCAGTTCGTGCGGCCGGTGTTCGAACTGTCGCAAGGGCCTCTACAGCCACTGCGAAGACCCCGAGGGAATCGCCGGTATCGGCTGGATCTTCGGCTACATGATCGATGGCACCCAGGCCGAGTACGTGCGGGTGCCGTTCGCCGAGAACTCCGTCTACAAGGTGCCAGAGGGCGTGACGGATGCCGAGGGCATCCTTCTCTCCGACATTCTGCCGACCGGCTTCGAGATCGGCGTTCAGTACGGTCACGTTGCTCCCGGTGACGTCGTTGCCGTCATCGGATCAGGCCCCGTCGGTCTTTCTGCCGTCATGACAGCACGACTCTACGGCCCCTCCAAGATCATTGCGATCGACCTCGACGACGCGAGGCTCAAGCGTGCCGCGGACTTCGGCGCGACGAACACGGTCAATTCAGGCGACGCCGACTGGAAGGAACAGGTTCTGGCCCTCACCGACGGCCAGGGTGTCGATGTCGCAATAGAAGCGGTGGGCATCCCGAACACCTTCACGATGTGCACCCAGATCGTTCGCCCCGGCGGCCATGTCGCCAACGTGGGTGTGCACGGCAAATCGGTCGACCTCGCCCTCAACGAACTCTGGATCAAGAACATCGACATCTCGACCGGCCTCGTGAACACGAACACCCTCGGCATGCTGCTGAAGCTCGTCGCCGAGCACAAGCTGCCTGCCGAGAAGTTCGTCACCCACGAGTTCGGGTTCGACCAGGTGCTCGACGCCTACGAGGTCTTCGGCAATGCGGCCCAGCACGACGCCCTGAAGGTGCTCATCCACTGA